The Kaustia mangrovi genome has a segment encoding these proteins:
- a CDS encoding DUF2007 domain-containing protein, whose amino-acid sequence MREILRTNDAVLISYAASLLEDAGIHHAVFDANMSVVEGSLGILPRRLMVEDEKATRAERLLAEAGIGQ is encoded by the coding sequence ATGCGAGAGATCCTGCGTACCAACGATGCCGTCCTGATCTCCTATGCTGCCTCGCTTCTGGAGGATGCCGGCATCCATCATGCCGTCTTCGATGCCAATATGAGCGTGGTGGAGGGCAGCCTCGGCATCCTGCCCCGGCGCCTGATGGTGGAGGACGAGAAGGCAACCCGCGCGGAGCGCCTCCTGGCCGAGGCCGGAATCGGGCAATGA
- a CDS encoding S49 family peptidase — MNERDGTFLSRLAGIVPARWRRKRPVVPVVRLAGTIGMGAPLRPGLTLESVNPALERAFKVKGAAAVAILVNSPGGSPVQSNLIFNRIRALAEKHDRKVFVFAEDVAASGGYFIALAGDEIYADPSSIVGSIGVISAGFGFVKAIDKLGVERRVHTAGESKSTLDPFQPEKPEDVARLKSVQEDVHETFKAAVATRRGARLKADDGDLFTGAFWSGVKAVDLGLVDGLGDMRQVIEAKFGDKVVFRPVGRERGLLRRLSLPRMGGRLAGFDMDGGGSIAEDAIAALETRALWSRFGL, encoded by the coding sequence ATGAATGAACGCGATGGAACCTTCCTGTCCCGGCTTGCGGGCATCGTGCCCGCGCGCTGGCGGCGAAAGCGGCCGGTGGTGCCGGTGGTCCGGCTTGCCGGAACGATCGGCATGGGCGCCCCGCTGCGTCCCGGCCTGACGCTCGAATCGGTCAATCCGGCGCTGGAGCGCGCCTTCAAGGTCAAGGGCGCGGCAGCGGTCGCGATCCTGGTCAATTCGCCGGGCGGATCGCCGGTCCAGTCCAATCTCATCTTCAACCGCATCCGGGCGCTGGCGGAAAAGCACGACCGGAAGGTCTTCGTCTTCGCGGAGGACGTCGCGGCGTCCGGCGGCTATTTCATCGCGCTGGCCGGCGACGAGATCTATGCCGATCCGAGCTCCATCGTCGGCTCCATCGGCGTCATCTCGGCGGGCTTCGGCTTCGTGAAGGCCATCGACAAGCTCGGCGTGGAGCGGCGTGTCCATACGGCGGGCGAGAGCAAGTCGACGCTCGATCCGTTCCAGCCGGAGAAGCCGGAGGACGTGGCGCGTCTCAAATCGGTGCAGGAAGACGTGCACGAGACCTTCAAGGCGGCGGTTGCCACCCGGCGCGGCGCGCGGCTGAAGGCCGATGACGGGGATCTGTTCACCGGCGCCTTCTGGTCCGGCGTCAAGGCGGTGGATCTGGGGCTCGTCGACGGGCTCGGCGACATGCGCCAGGTGATCGAGGCGAAGTTCGGCGACAAGGTCGTCTTCCGGCCGGTTGGCCGCGAGCGCGGCCTCCTCAGACGGTTGAGCCTGCCTCGCATGGGCGGGCGGCTGGCCGGTTTCGATATGGACGGCGGCGGCTCGATCGCGGAAGATGCGATAGCGGCCCTTGAAACGCGCGCATTGTGGTCGCGCTTCGGATTGTAG
- a CDS encoding RNA polymerase sigma factor, translating to MTDLPEALEEHIPALRRYASALLGNRDRADELVQDTLERALSRRHLFRVDRNLRGWLFTIMHNLYANNARSRSRAPGFVPVEDAAHRLSDGPHQDDHMALRDLQRALSEMTPQHRTVLLLIGLEGLSYREAAEVLDIPVGTVMSRLARARERLRLMLGDGRGTVPAVEEGAPPARRRAP from the coding sequence ATGACCGATCTCCCCGAGGCGCTCGAAGAGCATATCCCCGCATTGCGGCGGTATGCGTCGGCCCTTCTGGGAAACCGGGACCGCGCCGACGAGCTCGTGCAGGACACGCTCGAGCGCGCCCTCTCGCGCCGGCATCTGTTTCGGGTGGACCGCAACCTCAGGGGCTGGCTGTTTACGATCATGCACAATCTCTACGCCAACAATGCCAGATCGCGGTCCCGCGCCCCGGGATTCGTGCCGGTCGAGGATGCCGCCCACCGGCTGAGCGACGGGCCGCACCAGGATGACCACATGGCACTGCGCGACCTTCAGCGCGCCCTGTCGGAGATGACGCCCCAGCACCGCACCGTCCTGCTGCTCATCGGACTGGAAGGCCTGAGCTACCGGGAAGCCGCGGAGGTGCTCGACATCCCGGTCGGCACCGTCATGTCGAGACTGGCGCGCGCGAGGGAACGGCTGCGCCTCATGCTGGGCGACGGCCGGGGCACCGTGCCCGCCGTCGAGGAGGGCGCCCCGCCCGCGCGGCGACGCGCACCATGA
- a CDS encoding electron transfer flavoprotein-ubiquinone oxidoreductase, translated as MEYDVVIVGAGPAGLAASIRLKQLAEAAGAELSVCVLEKGSEVGAHILSGAVVDPIALDELIPDWKEKGAPLNVPVNEDRFYMLGPAGAFRLPNWGMPRLMNNHGNYAVSLGNVCRWLAEQAEAMGVEIYPGFACSDLVYREDGSVKGVVAGVFGIARDGSHKADYQPGMELHGKYVFIGEGVRGSLAKVLIDKFGLSQGREPQKFGIGMKELWEVRPENHKAGQVTHTMGWPLGSNAGGGSFMYHLEDNLVSIGFVVHLNYENPYLYPFAEFQRFKHHPMIQPVLEGGRRIAYGARAITEGGFQSVPKLAFPGGALIGCSAGFVNVPRIKGSHNAMKTGMLAAESAFEAIQAGREGDELADYEERYRGSWVYKDLKAVRNVKPLWSKLGLVGGLALGGLDMWMNELFGFSLFGTMKHGKPDYATLKPARYARKIEYPKPDGVISFDRLTDLSFSNTNHEEDQPSHLTLKDPDIPIAKNLPEYDEPAQRYCPAGVYEVVYDDDGGNPRFQVNAQNCVHCKTCDIKDPAQNINWVTPEGGGGPNYPNM; from the coding sequence ATGGAATACGACGTCGTGATCGTGGGGGCGGGTCCCGCCGGTCTCGCCGCGTCGATCCGCCTCAAGCAGCTCGCCGAGGCCGCGGGTGCGGAGCTTTCCGTGTGCGTTCTGGAGAAGGGCTCGGAGGTCGGCGCGCATATCCTGTCCGGCGCCGTGGTCGATCCGATCGCGCTCGACGAGCTCATTCCCGACTGGAAGGAGAAGGGCGCGCCGCTCAACGTTCCGGTGAACGAGGACCGGTTCTACATGCTCGGGCCCGCGGGCGCCTTCCGCCTGCCCAACTGGGGCATGCCGAGGCTCATGAACAATCATGGCAACTATGCCGTGTCGCTCGGCAATGTCTGCCGCTGGCTCGCCGAGCAGGCCGAGGCGATGGGAGTGGAGATCTATCCGGGCTTTGCCTGTTCCGATCTCGTCTATCGCGAGGACGGCTCGGTGAAGGGCGTGGTCGCCGGTGTGTTCGGCATCGCGCGCGACGGGTCGCACAAGGCCGACTATCAGCCCGGCATGGAGCTCCATGGCAAGTATGTCTTCATCGGGGAGGGCGTGCGCGGCTCGCTGGCCAAGGTGCTGATCGACAAGTTCGGCCTGTCGCAGGGGCGCGAGCCGCAGAAATTCGGCATCGGAATGAAGGAGCTGTGGGAGGTCCGGCCGGAGAACCACAAGGCCGGCCAGGTGACCCATACCATGGGGTGGCCGCTCGGCTCCAATGCCGGCGGCGGCAGCTTCATGTACCATCTGGAGGACAATCTGGTCTCCATCGGCTTCGTGGTGCATCTCAACTACGAGAACCCGTATCTCTATCCCTTCGCGGAGTTCCAGCGCTTCAAGCACCATCCGATGATCCAGCCGGTGCTGGAAGGCGGCCGGCGCATTGCCTATGGCGCGCGCGCCATCACCGAGGGCGGCTTCCAGTCCGTGCCGAAGCTCGCCTTCCCGGGCGGCGCGCTGATCGGTTGCTCGGCTGGTTTCGTGAACGTGCCGCGCATCAAGGGCTCGCACAATGCGATGAAGACGGGAATGCTCGCCGCCGAATCGGCTTTCGAGGCCATCCAGGCGGGACGCGAGGGCGACGAGCTCGCCGATTACGAGGAGCGCTATCGCGGCTCCTGGGTCTACAAGGACCTCAAGGCGGTGCGCAATGTGAAGCCGCTCTGGTCGAAACTCGGTCTCGTCGGCGGGCTGGCGCTCGGCGGCCTCGACATGTGGATGAACGAGCTGTTCGGCTTCTCCCTGTTCGGCACGATGAAGCATGGCAAGCCGGATTACGCGACCCTGAAGCCGGCGCGCTATGCCAGGAAGATCGAGTATCCCAAGCCCGACGGCGTGATCAGCTTCGACCGGCTGACGGATTTGTCCTTCTCCAACACCAATCACGAGGAGGACCAGCCGAGCCATCTGACGCTGAAGGACCCGGATATTCCGATTGCGAAGAACCTGCCGGAATATGACGAGCCGGCGCAGCGCTACTGCCCGGCGGGCGTCTACGAGGTCGTCTATGACGATGACGGCGGGAACCCGCGCTTCCAGGTCAACGCGCAGAACTGCGTGCACTGCAAGACCTGCGACATCAAGGACCCCGCCCAGAACATCAACTGGGTGACGCCGGAGGGCGGCGGCGGGCCGAACTATCCCAATATGTGA
- a CDS encoding tetratricopeptide repeat protein — protein sequence MMLLRPIRTLGIVAGLGIAVSAFAASASQPGADALSSLSGNYLAGRHAIQERDMSAAARYFSDALAQDPGNAALLERAFVAEMSAGNITRSERLAERLIGINERHRMAHIVLGLKDFKRGRYDSALTHFDEASYTPIGELTAGLLSAWVHAAQRDPTGAFKALDVLDRNDSFGIYKTFHSALIADMLGMGTRAGPLYKKAYDEAGTSLRVVQAYGNFLERHGRPEEAEAVYRAYLDNAPENPLVRQAYDNVRHGMSPRPFVRNARSGIGEAMFSLSSALTDETGIDLALVYVRLALDVKPDLVVAQTLLGDIFTDMGRNQEAIEAYELVPASSPLRKNARIRAAGNLDAMGRTDEAEAMLKALVEREPDSYDAYMTLGNIMRSHSRFEDAAVYYSKVIELMDTPIPQQWTVFYFRGMSYERSKQWEKAEADLLKALELQPGQPLVLNYLGYSWIDQGVHLDEALDMIKESVDQRPNDGYIVDSLGWGYYRLGQYEKAVEQLERAVELKPDDPIINDHLGDAYWKVGRRLEAQFQWQHAKDSDPEPDLLETLDRKLERGLNGAEKPGPELALPENDKRS from the coding sequence ATGATGCTGCTTCGCCCGATCCGGACCCTTGGAATTGTTGCAGGCCTGGGGATCGCCGTGTCGGCATTCGCGGCCTCCGCATCGCAGCCGGGCGCCGACGCGCTGTCGTCGCTCTCCGGCAACTATCTCGCCGGACGGCATGCGATACAGGAGCGCGACATGAGCGCGGCGGCGCGGTATTTCTCCGACGCGCTCGCGCAGGACCCCGGCAATGCCGCCCTCCTGGAGCGCGCCTTCGTCGCGGAGATGTCGGCGGGCAACATCACCCGCTCGGAGCGGCTTGCCGAACGGCTGATCGGCATCAACGAGCGCCACCGGATGGCGCACATCGTGCTGGGGCTGAAGGACTTCAAGCGCGGCCGCTACGACAGCGCGCTGACGCATTTCGACGAGGCCTCCTACACACCCATCGGCGAGCTGACGGCGGGGCTCCTGTCGGCCTGGGTCCATGCCGCCCAGCGCGATCCGACGGGCGCCTTCAAGGCGCTGGATGTGCTCGACCGCAACGATTCCTTCGGGATCTACAAGACGTTCCATTCCGCGCTGATCGCCGACATGCTCGGCATGGGCACGCGCGCCGGGCCGCTCTACAAGAAGGCCTATGACGAGGCGGGCACCTCGCTGCGCGTCGTGCAGGCCTATGGCAACTTCCTGGAGCGTCACGGCCGGCCGGAGGAGGCTGAGGCCGTCTACCGGGCCTATCTCGACAACGCGCCGGAGAATCCGCTGGTCCGGCAGGCCTACGACAATGTTCGCCACGGCATGTCGCCCCGGCCGTTCGTGCGCAATGCGCGTTCGGGGATCGGGGAGGCGATGTTCAGCCTGTCGAGCGCGCTGACCGACGAGACGGGCATCGATCTCGCACTCGTCTATGTGCGCCTCGCGCTCGACGTGAAGCCCGATCTCGTGGTCGCGCAGACGCTGCTCGGCGACATCTTCACCGATATGGGGCGCAACCAGGAGGCCATCGAGGCCTACGAGCTGGTGCCGGCCTCGTCGCCGCTGCGCAAGAATGCCCGCATCCGCGCGGCCGGCAATCTGGACGCGATGGGGCGGACCGACGAGGCGGAGGCCATGCTCAAGGCCCTCGTCGAGCGTGAGCCCGACAGCTACGACGCCTATATGACGCTCGGCAACATCATGCGCTCCCATTCGCGCTTCGAGGATGCCGCCGTCTACTACTCCAAGGTCATCGAGCTGATGGACACACCGATACCCCAGCAATGGACGGTGTTCTATTTCCGGGGCATGAGCTACGAGCGCTCCAAGCAGTGGGAGAAGGCGGAGGCCGATCTCCTGAAGGCGCTGGAGTTGCAACCCGGCCAGCCGCTCGTGCTGAACTATCTCGGCTATTCATGGATCGATCAGGGCGTGCATCTCGACGAGGCGCTCGACATGATCAAGGAATCTGTCGATCAGCGCCCGAATGACGGCTATATCGTCGACAGCCTCGGCTGGGGCTATTACCGGCTCGGCCAGTACGAGAAGGCCGTCGAACAGCTCGAGCGGGCCGTGGAGCTCAAGCCGGACGATCCGATCATCAACGACCATCTCGGAGATGCCTACTGGAAGGTCGGTCGCAGGCTCGAGGCGCAGTTCCAGTGGCAGCACGCCAAGGACAGCGATCCCGAGCCCGATCTCCTGGAGACCCTCGACCGCAAGCTGGAGCGCGGCCTGAACGGGGCGGAGAAGCCCGGTCCGGAGCTCGCCCTGCCCGAGAACGACAAGAGATCGTGA
- a CDS encoding uracil-DNA glycosylase, with amino-acid sequence MHGNDPQSADPADLLRWYAEMGVDETVGDAAVDRFAVSARQRAEREAAAAARKAAREASAPGPDASSRAAPAPARPVAPPLSSDEAVEDARSRATKCESLDELVAVLEGFDACPLKKTATNLVFSDGNPKARVMIVGEAPGRDEDLKGKPFVGRSGQLLDRMLAAIGLSRHEEDPAKAVFISNCIFWRPPGNRKPTEAETLMCLPFVERAIELAHPDILVLLGATSAGRLLRTTQGIMRTRGRWTEYKSPGGETFRTIASLHPAYLLRQPAHKRLAWRDLLEVRKALDESV; translated from the coding sequence GTGCACGGAAACGACCCGCAATCCGCCGATCCCGCCGACCTTCTGCGCTGGTATGCGGAGATGGGCGTGGACGAGACCGTGGGGGACGCCGCCGTGGACCGCTTCGCCGTCTCCGCGAGGCAGCGCGCCGAGCGCGAGGCTGCCGCCGCGGCCCGAAAGGCCGCGCGGGAGGCCTCCGCGCCCGGGCCGGACGCCTCGTCCCGCGCAGCGCCTGCGCCTGCGCGCCCGGTTGCCCCGCCGCTGTCCTCCGACGAGGCGGTGGAGGATGCCCGTTCGCGTGCGACGAAATGCGAAAGCCTCGACGAGCTGGTGGCGGTGCTTGAGGGCTTCGACGCCTGCCCGCTCAAGAAGACGGCCACCAATCTCGTCTTCTCCGACGGCAATCCGAAGGCCCGCGTCATGATCGTCGGCGAGGCGCCGGGGCGCGACGAGGATCTCAAGGGCAAGCCCTTCGTCGGCCGCTCCGGTCAGCTTCTCGACCGGATGCTCGCCGCCATCGGCCTGTCGCGCCACGAGGAGGATCCGGCGAAGGCCGTCTTCATCTCCAACTGCATCTTCTGGCGCCCGCCCGGCAACCGCAAGCCGACGGAGGCGGAGACGCTCATGTGCCTGCCCTTCGTGGAGCGCGCCATCGAGCTTGCCCATCCCGACATCCTGGTGCTTCTGGGCGCGACCTCGGCCGGACGCCTCCTGCGCACCACCCAGGGCATCATGCGCACCCGGGGCCGGTGGACGGAATACAAAAGCCCCGGCGGCGAGACCTTCCGCACCATCGCCTCGCTCCATCCGGCCTATCTCCTGCGCCAGCCTGCCCACAAGCGGCTCGCCTGGCGCGACCTTCTGGAAGTCCGCAAGGCGCTCGACGAGAGCGTCTGA
- a CDS encoding tRNA1(Val) (adenine(37)-N6)-methyltransferase, translating to MTAADPGRGTTPDGGGEAAGDELTEDGFLGGRLRILQPKKGYRAGIDAVFLAAAVPCEAGDRVLEAGLGTGVPALCLLARAKGVHVTGVEISPYHAGLARDNAARNGFADALDIVEGDMREITRARHRDRLMPGSFRHVFANPPYFELGRVQSSPRDHKRTAHAMAAGDLESWIRAMTAMAAPRGTVTLIHRADSLGAILAGFARRAGDVRVLPLFPRDGEPASRVIVQAVKGSRAGTTLLQGLVLHGPDNGFTPAAEAVLRHGAALDVA from the coding sequence ATGACGGCGGCCGATCCGGGCCGCGGCACGACCCCCGATGGCGGCGGCGAGGCGGCAGGGGACGAGCTGACCGAGGACGGTTTCCTTGGCGGGCGCTTGCGCATCCTCCAGCCGAAGAAGGGCTATCGCGCGGGGATCGACGCGGTGTTCCTCGCCGCCGCCGTGCCCTGCGAGGCCGGAGACCGGGTGCTCGAGGCGGGGCTTGGCACGGGCGTTCCGGCCCTCTGTCTCCTGGCCCGGGCGAAGGGAGTGCATGTGACGGGGGTCGAGATATCGCCCTATCACGCAGGCCTCGCGCGCGACAACGCGGCCCGCAACGGCTTTGCCGATGCGCTGGATATCGTGGAGGGCGATATGCGCGAGATCACGCGGGCGCGGCACAGGGACCGCCTGATGCCGGGCAGCTTCCGGCACGTCTTCGCCAATCCGCCCTATTTCGAGCTCGGCCGGGTGCAGTCCTCGCCTCGCGATCACAAGCGCACAGCCCACGCCATGGCGGCGGGCGACCTTGAAAGCTGGATCAGGGCGATGACCGCCATGGCCGCGCCACGCGGCACGGTGACGCTCATCCACCGCGCCGATTCGCTGGGGGCGATCCTTGCGGGCTTCGCGCGCCGCGCGGGCGACGTGCGTGTGCTGCCGCTCTTTCCGCGGGACGGCGAGCCCGCATCTCGCGTCATCGTCCAGGCCGTGAAGGGGAGCCGGGCCGGCACGACGCTCCTGCAGGGGCTGGTCCTGCACGGGCCCGACAACGGTTTCACACCGGCGGCGGAGGCGGTGCTGCGCCATGGGGCGGCGCTCGACGTCGCCTGA
- a CDS encoding linear amide C-N hydrolase, with product MPLFRKTAVCIVSLGAAMATFNLADACTRILWNDNDYAVMVGRTMDWPESTEPVLTVFPRGVERDGGKVGPDVVVEENPAKWTSKYATLVTTIYGIGSADGINERGLAAHMLYLNAADYGDRDTAKKGLQAGLWAQYVLDNAATVEEALMLLEDVQVVMAQAHGHDANVHLTIEDATGDSAIIEYIEGKPVIHHGRQYTIMTNDPAYDEQLALLEKQDFSKPASDMPLPGNVNPVDRFQRAAYYRTLLPDPENEREAAAGILAIARNVSVPFGAPYKGFGIYNTEYRTATNLNTKRYYFELTDSPNVIWADLTEMNLEEGQPVLALDPDDISLSGNVTDRFKPIAAPF from the coding sequence ATGCCCCTGTTCCGCAAGACAGCCGTCTGCATCGTGTCCCTCGGGGCAGCGATGGCGACGTTCAACCTGGCCGATGCCTGCACCCGCATTCTCTGGAACGACAACGACTATGCCGTGATGGTCGGGCGGACAATGGATTGGCCCGAATCGACGGAGCCGGTTCTGACGGTGTTTCCGCGCGGCGTCGAGCGCGATGGCGGCAAGGTGGGGCCGGATGTCGTCGTCGAGGAGAACCCCGCAAAGTGGACCTCGAAATACGCGACCCTGGTCACGACGATCTACGGCATCGGGTCCGCGGACGGGATCAACGAGCGCGGGCTTGCCGCGCACATGCTCTATCTGAATGCCGCCGACTACGGGGACCGGGATACGGCGAAGAAAGGGCTTCAGGCCGGCCTGTGGGCGCAGTATGTGCTGGACAATGCAGCGACCGTGGAGGAGGCCCTGATGCTCCTTGAGGATGTGCAGGTCGTCATGGCGCAGGCCCACGGTCACGACGCGAATGTGCATCTGACGATCGAGGACGCCACGGGCGATTCCGCCATCATCGAATATATCGAGGGAAAGCCAGTGATCCATCATGGTCGCCAATACACGATCATGACGAACGATCCGGCCTATGACGAGCAACTGGCGCTGCTCGAGAAGCAGGATTTCTCCAAGCCCGCGAGCGATATGCCGCTGCCCGGCAACGTCAATCCGGTGGACCGGTTCCAAAGAGCCGCCTACTACCGTACCCTGTTGCCCGACCCGGAGAACGAGCGCGAGGCGGCCGCCGGCATCCTCGCCATCGCACGCAATGTGTCGGTGCCGTTCGGCGCGCCCTACAAGGGCTTCGGCATTTACAACACCGAGTATCGCACGGCAACCAACCTGAATACGAAGCGCTATTATTTCGAACTCACCGACAGCCCGAACGTGATCTGGGCCGACCTCACCGAGATGAACCTCGAGGAGGGACAGCCCGTCCTGGCGCTCGATCCCGACGACATTTCCCTTTCGGGCAATGTGACCGACCGTTTCAAGCCCATCGCGGCTCCGTTCTGA
- a CDS encoding 4-(cytidine 5'-diphospho)-2-C-methyl-D-erythritol kinase, whose protein sequence is MASNADRRAVERARAKINLTLHVVGRRGDGYHLLESFVVFAEAGDELAFAPADRFSLEVAGPFGGGLSGGGDNLVLRAAHALSERFPGRIPPARMTLAKHLPVSSGIGGGSADAAATLRGLCALAGLSPDGDTLHELARRLGADVPVCLESRATVMAGIGERLSPAPGLPPHGAVLVNPGHAVSTPDVFARLDLTPGEGAGAPHPPLPAGGWRTAEELAGLLGACRNDLEIPARALVPEIDRVLDALEACPGTLLARMSGSGATCFALFGSRAEADAAADRIATAHPGWWVAATTFR, encoded by the coding sequence ATGGCCTCGAATGCGGATCGGCGTGCGGTCGAACGCGCGCGCGCCAAGATCAATCTCACCCTCCATGTGGTCGGCCGGCGGGGCGATGGCTATCACCTGCTGGAGAGCTTCGTCGTCTTCGCCGAGGCGGGCGACGAGCTGGCCTTCGCGCCGGCAGACCGGTTCTCTCTGGAGGTGGCCGGACCCTTCGGCGGCGGACTGTCCGGCGGGGGCGACAATCTGGTTCTGCGTGCCGCGCATGCCTTGTCGGAGCGGTTTCCCGGCCGCATTCCGCCTGCCCGCATGACGCTCGCAAAGCACCTGCCCGTCTCCTCCGGCATTGGCGGCGGCTCGGCGGATGCCGCGGCGACGCTCAGGGGGCTGTGCGCGCTGGCCGGCCTCTCGCCCGATGGCGACACGCTTCACGAGCTCGCGCGAAGGCTCGGCGCGGATGTGCCGGTCTGCCTCGAAAGCCGGGCGACCGTCATGGCCGGGATCGGCGAGCGGCTCTCTCCGGCGCCCGGTCTGCCGCCCCATGGCGCGGTTCTGGTCAATCCGGGGCATGCGGTGTCGACGCCGGACGTCTTCGCCCGTCTCGATCTGACGCCGGGAGAAGGGGCGGGCGCGCCCCATCCGCCGCTGCCGGCCGGCGGCTGGCGCACGGCGGAAGAGCTCGCCGGGCTGCTTGGCGCGTGCCGTAACGATCTGGAGATCCCGGCGCGCGCACTCGTGCCGGAGATCGACCGGGTGCTCGATGCGCTGGAAGCCTGCCCGGGCACGCTCCTTGCGCGCATGTCCGGCAGTGGCGCGACCTGCTTTGCCCTGTTCGGGTCCCGGGCGGAAGCCGACGCGGCCGCCGACCGGATCGCCACGGCCCATCCCGGCTGGTGGGTCGCGGCGACGACGTTCCGCTAG
- a CDS encoding polyprenyl synthetase family protein, whose protein sequence is MGVVVPFDSKEDGSSGLEPLLALVTEDMARVNEAILARAHSDVEMIPDVAHHLIDSGGKRLRPMLTVAAAQMCGYRGDHHIKLAAAVEFMHTATLLHDDVVDESELRRGKKAARMLWGNQASVLVGDYLLGQAFKMMVETRSLDALRILSHAAAVIAEGEVLQLAAQKDTSTTEDAYLRIIDAKTAALFSAAGEVGAAIAEHPRAEQQALQSYGRNLGLAFQLIDDALDYSGKQALLGKSVGDDFREGKITLPVVLAYRRGDEEERAFWARVLQDGQQAEDDLPHAISLIETHGAIDDTIERARHYGAIAREALAIFPDSDHKHALVKAVDFCIDRAY, encoded by the coding sequence GTGGGCGTCGTCGTACCATTCGACAGCAAGGAAGACGGGTCGTCGGGCCTCGAACCCCTCTTGGCGCTTGTCACGGAGGACATGGCCCGCGTGAACGAGGCCATCCTGGCCCGGGCCCATTCCGACGTCGAGATGATCCCGGACGTCGCCCATCACCTGATCGATTCGGGCGGCAAGCGGCTGCGCCCGATGCTGACCGTCGCCGCCGCGCAGATGTGCGGCTATCGCGGCGACCACCACATCAAGCTCGCCGCGGCGGTGGAGTTCATGCACACCGCGACCCTGCTCCACGACGACGTGGTGGACGAGAGCGAGCTGCGCCGCGGCAAGAAGGCGGCGCGCATGCTGTGGGGCAACCAGGCGAGCGTCCTCGTCGGCGACTATCTTCTGGGCCAGGCCTTCAAGATGATGGTGGAGACCCGCTCGCTCGACGCGCTGCGCATCCTCTCCCACGCCGCCGCCGTGATCGCGGAGGGCGAGGTGCTCCAGCTCGCTGCACAGAAGGACACCTCCACCACGGAGGACGCCTATCTGCGCATCATCGACGCCAAGACCGCCGCGCTGTTCTCCGCCGCCGGCGAGGTGGGCGCGGCCATTGCCGAGCATCCCCGCGCCGAGCAACAGGCGCTCCAGTCCTATGGCCGCAATCTCGGCCTGGCCTTCCAGCTCATCGACGATGCGCTCGACTATTCGGGCAAGCAGGCGCTGCTCGGCAAGTCGGTGGGCGACGATTTCCGCGAGGGCAAGATCACCCTGCCTGTCGTGCTCGCCTACCGGCGCGGCGACGAGGAGGAACGCGCCTTCTGGGCCCGGGTCCTCCAGGACGGCCAGCAGGCCGAGGACGATCTTCCCCATGCCATCTCGCTGATCGAGACGCATGGCGCGATCGATGACACGATCGAGCGCGCCCGCCATTACGGTGCCATCGCGCGCGAGGCGCTGGCGATCTTCCCGGACTCAGACCACAAGCACGCGCTCGTCAAGGCCGTCGATTTCTGCATCGACCGCGCCTACTGA
- a CDS encoding glycine--tRNA ligase subunit alpha: MRATDISVETESFLSPKRSFQGLLLTLQRYWAEQGCVILQPYDMEVGAGTFHPATTLRALGPKHWRAAYIQPSRRPGDGRYGENPNRLQHYYQFQVILKPSPDNLQDLYLNSLYAIGIDPENHDIRFVEDDWESPTLGAWGLGWEVWCDGMEVSQFTYFQQVGGFDCSPVSGELTYGLERLAMYVQGVDNVYDLNFNGRDGAERTTYGDVFLQSEQEYSRFNFEHADTEILFRHFEDAERECRSLLEAGQAGDERHLMALPAYDQCIKASHIFNLLDARGVISVTDRQSYILRVRELAKGCAAAWLKTAGGGADHA; the protein is encoded by the coding sequence ATGCGCGCCACCGATATCTCGGTCGAGACCGAATCCTTTCTTTCTCCCAAGCGCTCCTTCCAGGGGCTGCTCCTCACGCTGCAACGCTACTGGGCGGAGCAGGGCTGCGTCATTCTCCAGCCCTACGACATGGAGGTCGGCGCGGGCACGTTCCATCCCGCGACGACGCTGCGCGCGCTCGGCCCGAAGCACTGGCGTGCGGCCTATATCCAGCCGTCCCGGCGGCCCGGCGACGGGCGCTATGGCGAGAACCCGAACCGGCTTCAGCACTATTACCAGTTCCAGGTGATCCTGAAGCCCTCGCCGGATAATCTCCAGGACCTCTATCTCAACAGCCTCTATGCCATCGGCATCGACCCGGAAAACCACGATATCCGCTTCGTTGAGGACGACTGGGAGAGCCCGACGCTGGGCGCCTGGGGGCTCGGCTGGGAGGTGTGGTGCGACGGCATGGAGGTCTCGCAGTTCACCTATTTCCAGCAGGTCGGCGGTTTCGACTGCTCGCCCGTCTCCGGCGAGCTGACCTACGGGCTGGAGCGGCTGGCCATGTATGTGCAGGGCGTGGACAATGTCTACGATCTCAACTTCAACGGCCGCGACGGCGCCGAGCGCACGACCTATGGCGACGTCTTCCTGCAGTCCGAGCAGGAATATTCGCGCTTCAATTTCGAGCATGCCGACACGGAGATCCTGTTCCGCCATTTCGAGGATGCGGAGCGGGAATGCCGTTCGCTGCTGGAGGCGGGGCAGGCGGGCGATGAGCGCCATCTGATGGCGTTGCCGGCCTATGACCAATGCATCAAGGCCTCCCACATCTTCAACCTTCTCGATGCCCGCGGCGTGATCTCGGTGACCGACCGGCAATCCTACATCCTGCGCGTGCGCGAACTCGCCAAGGGCTGCGCCGCCGCCTGGCTCAAGACGGCCGGGGGAGGGGCGGACCATGCCTGA